Proteins encoded within one genomic window of Halobacteroides halobius DSM 5150:
- the tadA gene encoding tRNA adenosine(34) deaminase TadA — translation MKNNDRYYMQLALKEAQKAFNKDEVPIGAIITKEDQVIAKAHNLRESLQDPTAHAEVLVIRKASEVINSWRLIDCSLYVTIEPCSMCAGTLVQSRIDNLIYGATDPKGGAAGTIFNIVNDRRLNHQLNVKSGILEEQCSQIMKNFFKQLR, via the coding sequence ATGAAAAATAATGATCGATATTATATGCAATTAGCTTTAAAAGAAGCCCAAAAAGCATTTAATAAAGATGAAGTGCCTATTGGTGCTATTATTACTAAAGAGGATCAGGTTATAGCTAAAGCTCATAACTTAAGAGAAAGTCTACAAGATCCCACGGCACATGCTGAAGTATTAGTAATTCGTAAAGCTAGTGAAGTTATTAATAGTTGGCGGTTGATAGATTGTAGTTTATATGTTACAATAGAGCCATGCTCAATGTGTGCTGGAACATTAGTACAATCAAGAATAGATAACTTAATTTATGGTGCTACGGATCCTAAAGGAGGAGCTGCTGGAACCATATTTAATATAGTAAATGATAGAAGATTAAATCATCAGTTAAATGTTAAGTCTGGTATATTAGAAGAGCAATGTAGTCAAATTATGAAAAATTTCTTTAAACAATTAAGATAA
- a CDS encoding ParM/StbA family protein codes for MGIGVNVSYCGWDSGYDTCKLITNQMKDSNQKPLTFPSLAKERTTSLIDKKELGLGQSFSKEKMLIEVQDKNDEWYDFMVGDYIVNQLESGGSNYEVNKYQSEEELAKLLAGLSTLYPNANRIYIDKLVTGLPIQHHRNHKKGMKERFEGKFKSKITARNGKEVTVRYTINDIVVVPQAAGALLYYLNQDNNADIMRDKIAIIDVGGRTTDGLAYNCGEIINESPFSSDIGMSNVFRAVSNNLNIDENLIRSAVVNQQDTITYNQEEKSIRDIVNKCYQELAREIFKATRNEWRDFISLINQILIVGGGAKLLAPFLKKEFGRIGIQAIPNPQLANVLGYLLRAETIYNKEQKE; via the coding sequence ATGGGTATTGGTGTAAATGTTTCTTATTGCGGATGGGATTCTGGCTATGATACATGTAAGCTGATTACAAATCAAATGAAAGACTCTAATCAAAAGCCTTTAACTTTTCCTAGTTTAGCTAAAGAAAGAACAACTAGTCTAATCGATAAAAAGGAGTTAGGTCTGGGCCAAAGCTTTTCTAAAGAAAAAATGTTAATTGAAGTCCAAGATAAAAATGATGAGTGGTACGATTTTATGGTAGGAGATTATATAGTCAACCAATTAGAGAGTGGTGGCTCTAACTATGAAGTAAACAAATATCAATCAGAAGAAGAATTAGCTAAATTATTAGCTGGGCTATCAACTCTTTATCCTAATGCTAATAGGATTTATATAGACAAATTAGTAACCGGGTTACCTATTCAGCATCACCGTAATCATAAAAAAGGTATGAAAGAAAGGTTCGAAGGTAAATTTAAAAGTAAAATAACCGCTAGAAATGGTAAAGAAGTAACTGTTCGCTATACAATAAATGATATAGTAGTAGTTCCTCAAGCTGCTGGAGCTTTACTATATTACTTAAATCAAGATAATAATGCAGATATAATGCGAGATAAAATAGCAATCATTGATGTAGGAGGAAGAACAACAGATGGACTAGCTTACAACTGTGGGGAAATAATTAATGAATCTCCTTTTAGCTCCGATATTGGAATGTCTAATGTTTTTAGAGCAGTGAGTAACAACCTAAATATAGACGAAAATCTAATTAGAAGTGCAGTAGTAAATCAACAAGATACTATCACTTATAATCAAGAAGAAAAATCGATTAGAGATATTGTTAATAAATGTTATCAAGAGTTAGCTAGAGAGATCTTTAAGGCAACTAGAAATGAATGGAGAGACTTCATTAGTCTAATCAATCAAATTCTAATCGTTGGAGGAGGAGCAAAACTACTAGCCCCATTCCTTAAAAAAGAGTTTGGTAGGATTGGTATACAAGCTATTCCTAATCCTCAGCTCGCAAATGTTTTAGGTTATCTATTAAGGGCTGAAACAATTTATAATAAAGAACAAAAGGAGTAA